One window from the genome of Haloprofundus halobius encodes:
- a CDS encoding ATP-grasp domain-containing protein has protein sequence MAKSCGTKESVLVPTGLGPSRTYPTIRSLARRGINTIVASEHDKPPVFASKLCGERLRLPAPDTDLVGYKNALLGIAARPDVRTVVPAREEDAYVLSKYRDEFEAVTDLVVPPFEVLKRSQDRLRLATAAEEAGAPVPKTRLLSEVDDWEPELIIKSRYNLLADGYVDTHSPKESSKVKNVMHLSPGEMPDFDAIREKMKHDPIVQEYVTSSDEYMFAALYDHGEPLATFQHRQVRGDSYIGGGGVYRKSVYIEELEEVARKLLGHLDWHGLACVEYMRDAETGEFKLTEINPRMWQSLPATVHAGADFPYHYWQAATGEAHRIDSSYDIDSGSHSLRGELGYVLSLFRDDSPHVERPTLGATVRELVSSLREDPHFDYTHADDLGPFFSGVDWMVRNRL, from the coding sequence ATGGCCAAAAGCTGCGGGACGAAGGAATCGGTGTTGGTTCCGACCGGTCTCGGTCCGTCGCGCACGTATCCGACCATACGGTCGCTGGCGCGGCGCGGTATCAACACCATCGTCGCGTCGGAGCACGATAAGCCACCGGTGTTCGCCTCCAAACTCTGTGGGGAGCGTCTCCGCCTCCCGGCCCCCGATACGGATCTAGTCGGCTACAAGAACGCCCTCCTCGGCATCGCGGCACGTCCCGACGTCCGAACCGTCGTCCCCGCACGAGAGGAAGACGCCTACGTGCTCTCGAAGTACAGAGACGAGTTCGAGGCGGTCACCGACCTCGTCGTTCCCCCCTTCGAGGTCCTCAAGCGCTCGCAGGACCGACTGCGACTAGCGACCGCCGCCGAAGAGGCGGGCGCTCCGGTTCCGAAAACCCGACTCCTCAGCGAGGTGGACGACTGGGAGCCCGAACTCATCATCAAATCGCGTTACAACCTCCTCGCCGACGGCTACGTCGACACCCACTCGCCGAAAGAGTCGTCGAAAGTGAAGAACGTCATGCATCTCTCTCCGGGCGAGATGCCCGACTTCGACGCGATTCGCGAGAAGATGAAACACGACCCCATCGTCCAGGAGTACGTGACGAGCTCCGACGAGTACATGTTCGCCGCGCTGTACGACCACGGCGAACCGCTGGCGACGTTCCAACACCGCCAGGTTCGCGGCGACTCGTACATCGGTGGTGGGGGTGTCTACCGCAAATCCGTCTACATCGAGGAACTAGAGGAGGTGGCCCGAAAGCTACTCGGCCACCTCGACTGGCACGGCCTCGCCTGCGTGGAGTACATGCGCGACGCGGAGACCGGCGAGTTCAAACTCACCGAAATCAACCCCCGGATGTGGCAGTCGCTGCCGGCGACGGTCCACGCTGGCGCGGACTTCCCGTACCACTACTGGCAGGCGGCGACCGGCGAGGCCCACCGCATCGACTCGAGCTACGACATCGACAGCGGAAGTCACTCGCTCCGCGGCGAACTCGGCTACGTGTTGAGCCTCTTCCGCGACGACTCGCCGCACGTCGAACGGCCGACGCTCGGGGCGACGGTTCGAGAGTTGGTCTCATCGCTCCGCGAGGACCCGCACTTCGACTACACGCACGCAGACGACCTCGGCCCGTTCTTCAGCGGCGTCGACTGGATGGTCCGAAATCGCCTGTAG
- a CDS encoding ABC transporter permease, translating to MASDTSTPQDPDGPNDGMTDGPQEDEFEARVGIWYTVSQIKRDPTALTGLVIVAVVSAIALFAYVDSVFLDYWFASTFWYHPESDPAAAEILLPPYGLTNEIYPTTAGTLEHPLGTDDRGRDIAVRLFYGTRIAITVGVVSTGIALVLGTLVGAVAGYYGGWIDDALMRAAETLFAIPFLVLVIAFMAAFGRNLTFAMVGVGIATIPTFARLIRSRVLSVREEDYIEAARAAGVRDRNIILRHIVPNSFAPVLVQTTLQVGINILIIAGLSFLGYGAQPPTPSWGQMLSSSRQYMLPDPWFSIWPGIAILITVVGFNLVGDGLRDALDPRINN from the coding sequence ATGGCATCCGACACATCTACCCCACAGGACCCCGACGGCCCGAACGACGGGATGACAGACGGCCCGCAGGAAGACGAGTTCGAGGCGCGCGTCGGTATCTGGTACACCGTCTCGCAGATCAAACGCGACCCGACCGCGCTGACCGGACTGGTCATCGTCGCGGTCGTATCCGCCATCGCGCTGTTCGCGTACGTCGACAGCGTCTTCCTCGACTACTGGTTCGCCAGCACGTTCTGGTATCACCCCGAGAGCGACCCGGCGGCCGCGGAGATTCTGCTTCCGCCGTACGGGCTGACGAACGAGATCTACCCGACGACAGCCGGCACGCTCGAACATCCACTCGGCACCGACGACCGCGGCCGCGACATCGCCGTTCGCCTGTTCTACGGCACGCGCATCGCCATCACGGTCGGCGTCGTCTCGACCGGCATCGCACTAGTGCTGGGGACGCTCGTCGGCGCGGTCGCCGGCTACTACGGCGGCTGGATCGACGACGCGCTGATGCGCGCCGCCGAGACGCTGTTCGCCATCCCGTTTCTCGTGCTCGTCATCGCGTTCATGGCCGCCTTCGGGCGCAACCTCACGTTCGCGATGGTCGGCGTCGGTATCGCGACGATTCCGACGTTCGCGCGCCTCATACGCTCGCGGGTGCTGAGCGTCCGCGAGGAGGATTACATCGAGGCGGCGAGAGCCGCCGGGGTACGCGACAGGAACATCATCCTCAGACACATCGTCCCGAACAGTTTCGCGCCGGTGCTCGTCCAGACGACGCTGCAGGTCGGCATCAACATCCTCATCATCGCCGGCCTCTCGTTTCTCGGCTACGGCGCACAGCCCCCGACGCCGTCGTGGGGACAGATGCTCTCGTCCTCTCGACAGTACATGCTGCCGGACCCGTGGTTCAGTATCTGGCCCGGCATCGCCATCCTCATCACGGTGGTCGGCTTCAACCTCGTCGGTGACGGCCTGAGAGACGCACTCGACCCACGGATCAACAACTGA
- a CDS encoding ABC transporter ATP-binding protein, which yields MAEPLLTVENLQTQFFTEEGVVRAVDGISFTVEEGELVGLVGESGAGKSVATSSIMRLVEEPGEVVGGTVKYRDKVILDFEEGPNGERRPSDEMLSNTQMRDEIRGNEIAIIFQDPMEALNPVFTVGGQLREFIEINRDVSGSEAKEIAVDMLREVGIPEPEERYDSYPHQFSGGMRQRVLIAMALSCEPSLIIADEPTTALDVTVEGQILDLVDELQEKYGTSFLWVTHDMGVVAEICDRVNVMYLGEIIEQAEADDLFYETKHPYTEALLDSMPRPDETVDELNPIKGVMPEAINPPPGCRFHTRCPDAHEVCRRTRPVYQDVSGPEGYPHRVSCVKYEDVGYEDSEPLETEETAAFGGDLVETRGETDE from the coding sequence ATGGCAGAACCACTACTCACCGTCGAAAACCTGCAGACACAGTTCTTCACCGAGGAGGGGGTCGTCCGCGCGGTGGACGGCATCAGCTTCACGGTGGAAGAAGGAGAACTCGTCGGCCTCGTCGGCGAATCCGGGGCGGGCAAATCCGTCGCGACCAGTTCCATCATGCGACTCGTCGAGGAACCCGGCGAGGTCGTCGGCGGCACCGTCAAGTACCGCGACAAGGTCATCCTCGACTTCGAGGAGGGGCCGAACGGCGAGCGCCGCCCCTCCGACGAGATGCTGTCGAACACGCAGATGCGCGACGAGATCCGCGGCAACGAGATCGCCATCATCTTCCAGGACCCGATGGAGGCGCTCAACCCCGTCTTCACCGTCGGCGGGCAACTGCGGGAGTTCATCGAGATAAACCGCGACGTCTCCGGCAGCGAGGCCAAGGAGATCGCCGTCGACATGCTCCGCGAGGTCGGCATCCCCGAACCCGAGGAGCGATACGACAGCTACCCCCACCAGTTCTCCGGCGGGATGCGCCAGCGCGTGCTCATCGCGATGGCGCTCTCCTGCGAGCCGAGTCTCATCATCGCCGACGAGCCGACGACGGCGCTCGACGTCACCGTCGAGGGCCAGATTCTGGACCTCGTCGACGAACTCCAGGAGAAGTACGGGACGAGTTTCCTCTGGGTGACCCACGACATGGGCGTCGTCGCCGAAATCTGCGACCGCGTCAACGTGATGTATCTCGGCGAGATCATCGAGCAGGCGGAGGCCGACGACCTGTTCTACGAGACGAAACACCCCTACACGGAGGCGCTGCTCGACTCGATGCCGCGCCCCGACGAGACGGTCGACGAACTCAACCCCATCAAAGGCGTGATGCCGGAAGCCATCAACCCACCGCCGGGCTGTCGGTTCCACACCCGCTGTCCGGACGCCCACGAGGTGTGTCGCCGAACACGACCCGTCTATCAGGACGTGAGCGGTCCGGAGGGCTACCCGCACCGCGTCTCCTGCGTGAAGTACGAGGACGTCGGCTACGAGGACTCGGAACCGCTGGAGACGGAGGAGACAGCCGCGTTCGGCGGCGATCTCGTCGAGACGCGAGGTGAGACAGATGAGTAG
- a CDS encoding arylsulfotransferase family protein — protein MITKRSVRFAFLLVAALCALSVSMSYLGAVTADQGSISAQAELPAEEREAIVGEQNNTTVFSTAPRGTTSGALVAYDTDGRTQYYNDSLTHYFDIDPVPGTTDSVEYVAGKDLSQTECPAIAPEGCSRIVVERVNLSTGEVDRELTRYSRKAVWHDVDRLNETHLLVADIGRDRVFVIDTETGIVEWEWDAQADIPLSEGGAFPSDWTHLNDVEYVGDGRVMASLRNQDQVVFIDMEEGYMEDWTLGEDNDYDTLYEQHNPDYIPEERGGPAVLVADSENNRVVEYQREDGEWVQTWEWQDSRVQWPRDADRLPNGNTLITDSDGGRVVEVNQQGEIVWSTEADTPYEAERLETGDESSGGESAERLGLDSRTTDDVQDEASNNERAELLVKGLYPKILLNGLLFMFPPWVGPLELTGMLVFVLTLLVWALAEFRWSRWDVSVSIRRPE, from the coding sequence TTGATCACGAAACGGTCCGTTCGGTTCGCCTTTCTGCTCGTCGCGGCGCTATGCGCCCTCTCGGTGAGCATGAGCTATCTCGGGGCGGTGACTGCCGATCAAGGTTCGATCAGCGCGCAAGCGGAGCTCCCCGCCGAGGAGCGCGAAGCGATCGTCGGCGAACAGAACAACACGACCGTCTTCTCGACCGCACCGCGCGGGACGACGAGCGGCGCGCTCGTCGCGTACGACACCGACGGACGGACGCAGTACTACAACGATAGCCTCACGCACTACTTCGACATCGATCCGGTGCCCGGGACGACGGACAGCGTCGAGTACGTCGCCGGAAAGGATCTCTCGCAGACCGAGTGCCCGGCGATCGCTCCGGAGGGGTGTTCCCGAATCGTCGTCGAGCGCGTGAACCTCTCGACCGGCGAGGTCGACCGGGAGCTCACGCGGTACTCCCGTAAAGCGGTGTGGCACGACGTCGACCGCCTGAACGAGACGCACCTGCTCGTCGCCGACATCGGCCGCGACCGAGTGTTCGTCATCGACACCGAGACGGGAATCGTCGAGTGGGAGTGGGACGCGCAGGCGGATATCCCGCTCTCGGAGGGCGGGGCGTTCCCCTCCGACTGGACGCACCTCAACGACGTCGAGTACGTCGGCGACGGTCGGGTGATGGCGAGCCTCCGCAATCAGGACCAGGTGGTTTTCATCGACATGGAGGAGGGGTACATGGAGGACTGGACGCTCGGGGAGGACAACGACTACGACACCCTCTACGAGCAGCACAACCCCGACTACATCCCCGAGGAGCGCGGCGGTCCCGCCGTGCTCGTCGCCGACTCCGAGAACAACCGCGTCGTCGAGTATCAGCGCGAGGACGGCGAGTGGGTGCAGACGTGGGAGTGGCAGGACAGCCGGGTGCAGTGGCCGCGCGACGCCGACCGCCTCCCGAACGGCAACACGCTCATCACCGACTCCGACGGCGGCCGGGTCGTCGAGGTGAACCAACAGGGCGAGATCGTCTGGTCGACCGAGGCCGACACGCCGTACGAAGCCGAGCGCCTCGAGACTGGCGACGAGTCCAGCGGCGGCGAGAGCGCCGAACGGCTCGGACTCGACTCGCGCACCACCGACGACGTGCAAGACGAGGCGAGTAACAACGAGCGCGCCGAACTGCTCGTCAAGGGACTGTACCCGAAAATTCTGCTCAACGGCCTGCTGTTCATGTTCCCACCGTGGGTCGGCCCGCTCGAACTGACCGGGATGTTGGTGTTCGTCCTGACGCTTCTGGTGTGGGCGCTCGCCGAGTTCCGCTGGTCCCGCTGGGACGTCTCCGTCTCGATACGACGGCCCGAATGA
- a CDS encoding FlaD/FlaE family flagellar protein produces the protein MPGDRSADSRQTKPYLGTIPRDAAENVTAMEWARYLGREFGPTGAINALAYYRDIDWISERARRLMIRHVRGLSLEELDRVNDESIALDESLDSLVESPFERHAKSLEYIAKITGTDVENDLLPLRHPDEHTVR, from the coding sequence ATGCCAGGAGACCGTTCGGCCGACAGCAGGCAGACGAAACCGTATCTCGGCACCATCCCGCGCGACGCCGCCGAGAACGTCACCGCGATGGAGTGGGCGCGGTATCTCGGGCGCGAGTTCGGCCCGACCGGGGCGATAAACGCGCTGGCGTACTACCGCGACATCGACTGGATAAGCGAGCGGGCGCGGCGGCTGATGATTCGACACGTCCGCGGCCTCTCGCTCGAAGAACTCGACCGCGTCAACGACGAGTCGATCGCGCTCGACGAGTCGCTCGACTCGCTGGTCGAGTCGCCGTTCGAGCGACACGCCAAGTCGCTGGAGTACATCGCGAAGATAACGGGGACGGACGTCGAGAACGACCTGTTGCCGCTTCGCCACCCCGACGAACACACGGTCCGATAA
- a CDS encoding ABC transporter ATP-binding protein, which yields MSSTTTETEEQEDSETILRVEGLTKHYSQGSGLLDSFFPKPKVRAVDDVSFEIERGETLGLVGESGCGKSTLARTVLKLVEPTDGAVYFNGRNIADLSGEQLRQQRQDMQMIFQDPQSSLDPRMKVGTIVEEPMRAHDLYEGEREERARELLEKVGLDPQHYNRYPHQFSGGQRQRVNLARALAVNPDFIVCDEPVSALDVSIQAQVLNTMQELQDEFGLTYLFIAHDLSVIRHISDRVAVMYLGQMVELAETEELYENPQHPYTQALLGSIPVPDPRAEGRRGLLEGDVPSPIEPPSGCRFRTRCPTLIAPEEYDFTEREWADVRRFMRAVTRRTFEVQGENQLRTEFFEQGVPGGRAGELVETAIDYLLSDEWEQAEDVLRESFAEPSICAQEQPAYTVPAEYSTGEHYAACHLHRDGIENTANAD from the coding sequence ATGAGTAGCACGACGACCGAAACGGAAGAACAAGAGGACAGCGAGACGATTCTACGCGTCGAAGGACTGACGAAACACTACTCGCAGGGGTCGGGGCTGCTCGACAGCTTCTTCCCGAAACCGAAAGTGAGAGCCGTCGACGACGTCTCCTTCGAGATCGAACGCGGCGAGACGCTCGGTCTCGTCGGCGAGTCCGGCTGCGGGAAGTCGACGCTCGCGCGCACGGTGTTGAAGCTCGTCGAACCGACCGACGGCGCCGTCTACTTCAACGGACGCAACATCGCCGACCTCTCTGGCGAGCAGCTGCGCCAACAGCGCCAGGACATGCAGATGATCTTCCAGGACCCGCAGTCCAGCCTCGACCCCCGGATGAAGGTCGGGACTATCGTCGAGGAGCCGATGCGCGCGCACGACCTCTACGAGGGAGAGCGCGAGGAGCGCGCCCGCGAACTCCTCGAAAAAGTCGGCCTCGACCCGCAGCACTACAATCGCTACCCCCACCAGTTCTCCGGCGGTCAGCGCCAGCGGGTGAACCTCGCGCGTGCGCTGGCGGTCAACCCCGACTTCATCGTCTGCGACGAACCGGTGTCGGCGCTCGACGTGTCGATTCAGGCGCAGGTGCTGAACACGATGCAGGAACTGCAGGACGAGTTCGGTCTCACCTACCTGTTCATCGCACACGACCTCTCCGTCATTCGGCACATCTCCGACCGCGTCGCCGTGATGTATCTCGGCCAAATGGTCGAACTCGCAGAAACCGAGGAATTGTACGAGAACCCTCAGCATCCCTACACCCAGGCGCTTCTCGGCTCGATTCCGGTTCCGGACCCGCGGGCGGAAGGTCGTCGCGGCCTGCTGGAGGGCGACGTTCCATCGCCCATCGAACCGCCATCTGGCTGTCGGTTCCGGACGCGCTGTCCGACGCTCATCGCGCCCGAGGAGTACGACTTCACGGAACGCGAGTGGGCCGACGTCCGTCGCTTCATGCGGGCGGTCACCCGACGGACGTTCGAGGTACAGGGAGAGAACCAGTTGCGAACCGAGTTCTTCGAGCAGGGAGTGCCCGGCGGCAGAGCGGGTGAGCTCGTCGAGACGGCCATCGACTATCTGCTCAGCGACGAGTGGGAGCAGGCCGAAGACGTGCTCCGCGAGTCGTTCGCCGAACCGAGCATCTGCGCGCAGGAACAGCCAGCCTACACCGTCCCGGCCGAGTACAGCACGGGCGAACACTACGCGGCGTGTCACCTCCACCGAGACGGTATCGAGAACACCGCCAACGCCGACTGA
- a CDS encoding CHY zinc finger protein — protein MTDRLTRRGDDCSAGNGRFAVPLRGVGVDDETRCAHYATERDVIAITFPCCDAYYPCFECHEALADHEPERWPADRFDEPAVLCGVCGERLSVESYLDAAHVCPSCGAAFNPGCASHAHLYFDTE, from the coding sequence ATGACCGACCGACTCACTCGACGCGGCGACGACTGCTCCGCCGGCAACGGCCGCTTCGCCGTTCCTCTCCGCGGCGTCGGCGTCGACGACGAGACGCGTTGCGCGCACTACGCCACCGAACGCGACGTCATCGCCATCACGTTCCCGTGCTGTGACGCGTACTACCCCTGTTTCGAGTGTCACGAGGCGCTCGCCGACCACGAACCCGAACGCTGGCCCGCCGACCGGTTCGACGAACCCGCGGTGCTGTGCGGCGTCTGCGGCGAGCGACTCTCCGTCGAGTCGTACCTCGACGCGGCCCACGTCTGTCCATCCTGCGGTGCGGCGTTCAACCCCGGCTGTGCCTCGCATGCGCACCTGTACTTCGACACGGAGTGA
- a CDS encoding ABC transporter substrate-binding protein: MTKDNNSQLIDRRRMLQGLGVAGIASVAGCSGGGGGGDDTGNDSGNGSGDGSGDGNQSDDGSGDGQASQGGQLKMALVKSPLEFDPIVLNDVPSAQVSQNIFEGLYEYDESTGLVPALADGEPEVNDEGTVYTVQIAEDATFQNGDDVTSEDVKYSFEAPVDEETDNASELNMVDTIDTPDEKTVVFNLSYPYGAFGETTLAWSIVPKSVREEDPDAFNDSKPVGSGPFEFDEWQEGNFARITRYDDYWGDPMPNLESVEFVPVEESTTRVTTLRNGENDIIEEIPPKLYSSVEQIQDAGIQEVPGIGYFYMAFNCAEGPTTDPKVREAVDYCFDMDQAVSNYVEPSGVRQYSPLPQSIVDDWGFDTGPWEQIPHSKDIEQAQQLFDEAGVSQDYSWRIIVPPDDKREQIGVTVSNGLQEAGFDAEVQRLDWGAFLEQYVSGSEDDYNIYTLGWSGSPDPDAFTYYMFGATEDTLGVTDGTFYHDSSERAKEATEKFVEARETNDQEQRKQLYTEGITTVLEDRAHLPAYNLKNSFGVKEYVNDFAEHPVDSFHLSSNHNNVSIDE; the protein is encoded by the coding sequence ATGACGAAAGATAACAACTCCCAACTGATCGACCGACGTCGGATGCTGCAAGGCCTCGGCGTCGCAGGTATCGCGAGCGTAGCTGGCTGTTCCGGCGGTGGCGGTGGCGGCGACGACACCGGCAACGACTCCGGAAACGGCTCCGGCGACGGAAGCGGCGACGGCAACCAGAGCGACGACGGCTCCGGGGATGGACAGGCCTCCCAGGGCGGTCAGCTCAAGATGGCGCTCGTCAAGAGCCCCCTCGAGTTCGACCCCATCGTCCTCAACGACGTGCCGTCCGCACAGGTTTCCCAGAACATCTTCGAGGGCCTCTACGAGTACGACGAGTCGACCGGACTCGTCCCCGCACTCGCAGACGGCGAGCCGGAGGTCAACGACGAGGGGACGGTGTACACCGTTCAGATCGCCGAGGATGCGACGTTCCAGAACGGCGACGACGTCACCTCCGAGGACGTGAAGTACTCCTTCGAGGCACCGGTCGACGAGGAGACCGACAATGCCTCCGAGCTGAACATGGTCGACACCATCGACACACCGGACGAGAAGACGGTCGTGTTCAACCTCTCGTACCCGTACGGCGCGTTCGGGGAGACGACGCTCGCGTGGAGCATCGTCCCGAAATCCGTCCGCGAGGAGGACCCCGACGCGTTCAACGACAGCAAGCCCGTCGGCTCCGGTCCGTTCGAGTTCGACGAGTGGCAGGAGGGCAACTTCGCCCGTATCACCCGGTACGACGATTACTGGGGCGACCCGATGCCGAACCTCGAATCGGTCGAGTTCGTCCCCGTCGAGGAGTCGACGACCCGCGTGACGACGCTGCGAAACGGCGAGAACGACATCATCGAGGAGATTCCGCCGAAGCTCTACTCCTCGGTCGAACAGATTCAGGACGCCGGAATCCAGGAAGTGCCCGGTATCGGCTACTTCTACATGGCGTTCAACTGCGCGGAAGGTCCGACGACGGACCCCAAGGTCAGAGAAGCGGTCGACTACTGCTTCGACATGGACCAGGCGGTCTCGAACTACGTCGAGCCGTCCGGCGTCCGCCAGTACAGCCCGCTGCCGCAGTCAATCGTCGACGACTGGGGCTTCGACACCGGTCCGTGGGAGCAGATTCCCCACAGCAAGGACATCGAGCAGGCCCAACAGCTGTTCGACGAGGCCGGCGTCAGCCAGGACTACTCGTGGCGCATCATCGTCCCGCCGGACGACAAGCGCGAACAGATCGGCGTCACGGTGTCGAACGGGCTGCAGGAAGCCGGCTTCGACGCCGAAGTCCAGCGGCTCGACTGGGGCGCGTTCCTCGAGCAGTACGTCTCCGGTAGTGAGGACGACTACAACATCTACACGCTCGGCTGGTCCGGCTCGCCCGACCCCGACGCGTTCACCTACTACATGTTCGGCGCGACCGAGGACACCCTCGGCGTCACCGACGGGACGTTCTACCACGACTCCAGCGAGCGCGCCAAAGAGGCGACCGAGAAGTTCGTCGAGGCCCGCGAAACCAACGACCAGGAGCAGCGCAAACAGCTGTACACCGAGGGCATCACGACGGTGCTCGAAGACCGCGCGCACCTCCCGGCGTACAACCTCAAGAACAGCTTCGGCGTGAAGGAGTACGTCAACGACTTCGCGGAGCACCCGGTGGACAGCTTCCACCTCTCGTCGAACCACAACAACGTCTCGATAGACGAGTAG
- the trmY gene encoding tRNA (pseudouridine(54)-N(1))-methyltransferase TrmY, which translates to MRQFIVIGHDAPTTPDFSLDDIAGGAGRLDVLCRCVNAAFFLSHAIREDVRTHLVLGDEYTLRFEGSALRRLNPDERSTAALIRKALAARDEAIGHMPAESSPGVSLYRMGFEATLDAVAAESTVVQLHEDGDPVVDVDPPENPAFVLSDHHDFTDEEASSLATAADERVRLGPEILHADHAITVAHNYLDTEGYTRYDDAG; encoded by the coding sequence ATGCGCCAGTTCATCGTCATCGGACACGACGCGCCGACGACGCCCGACTTCTCGCTCGACGACATCGCCGGCGGCGCGGGCCGACTCGACGTGCTCTGTCGGTGCGTCAACGCCGCGTTCTTCCTCTCGCACGCGATTCGCGAGGACGTGCGCACCCACCTCGTTCTCGGCGACGAGTACACCCTGCGGTTCGAGGGGTCGGCGTTACGACGGCTGAACCCCGACGAGCGGAGCACCGCGGCGTTGATTCGGAAGGCGCTCGCCGCGCGCGACGAGGCTATCGGTCACATGCCCGCCGAGAGCAGCCCCGGCGTCTCGCTCTACCGGATGGGGTTCGAGGCGACGCTCGACGCCGTCGCCGCCGAATCGACGGTCGTGCAACTCCACGAGGATGGCGACCCCGTCGTCGACGTCGACCCGCCGGAGAACCCCGCGTTCGTCCTTTCGGACCACCACGACTTCACCGACGAGGAGGCGTCGTCGCTCGCGACGGCCGCCGACGAGCGCGTGCGCCTCGGCCCCGAAATCCTCCACGCGGACCACGCCATCACCGTCGCGCACAACTATCTCGACACCGAGGGGTACACTCGCTACGACGACGCTGGCTGA
- a CDS encoding ABC transporter permease — MSRLRYTIGRLLQAIPVLVGVVTITFLLTDAIPGDPVSIMLGPSPSAQQAEAIRAKFGLDQPLYVRYFNYLFDVIQLDLGESLYYGVPVTQKIMERLPVTMLLMTSSFTFALVTAVPLGIISAKRRNKPADHISRVVALLGVSTPSFWIGLMLIIVFAYNVSWFPATGLVMPWAPPSAIGGASNQIDVIVTSIRHLVLPTITLGTLQMAAFTRIERSSMLEVLGEEYVKLARAYGVSEGKILRKHAFRNAQLPLITIVGLQLTTALGGAVLTETVFSINGMGRLVITAIQNQDFLLVMGTTLMFGVVFVVGVIITDLSYAYVDPRVSFDGGD, encoded by the coding sequence ATGAGTAGACTTCGATACACGATCGGTCGACTCCTCCAGGCGATACCCGTCCTGGTCGGAGTCGTGACCATCACGTTCCTTCTGACGGATGCGATTCCGGGCGATCCGGTGAGCATCATGCTCGGCCCCTCGCCGAGTGCACAGCAGGCCGAAGCCATCCGGGCGAAGTTCGGTCTCGACCAACCGCTGTACGTTCGGTACTTCAACTACCTCTTCGACGTAATCCAGCTCGACCTCGGCGAGAGCCTCTACTACGGGGTGCCGGTGACCCAGAAGATCATGGAGCGCCTTCCCGTGACGATGTTGCTCATGACGTCGAGTTTCACGTTCGCGCTCGTCACCGCGGTGCCGCTCGGCATCATCTCCGCGAAGCGACGCAACAAGCCGGCGGACCACATCTCGCGCGTCGTCGCGCTTTTGGGCGTCAGCACGCCCTCGTTCTGGATCGGCCTGATGCTCATCATCGTCTTCGCGTACAACGTCAGCTGGTTCCCGGCGACGGGGCTGGTGATGCCGTGGGCGCCGCCGTCGGCGATCGGCGGCGCGTCGAATCAGATCGACGTCATCGTCACCTCCATCAGACATCTGGTGTTGCCGACCATCACGCTCGGCACGCTCCAGATGGCGGCGTTCACCCGCATCGAGCGCTCCTCGATGCTGGAGGTGCTCGGCGAGGAGTACGTCAAACTCGCGCGCGCCTACGGCGTCAGCGAAGGGAAGATCCTCCGCAAGCACGCCTTCCGCAACGCACAGCTCCCGCTCATCACCATCGTCGGTCTCCAGCTGACGACGGCGCTGGGCGGCGCCGTGCTGACCGAGACCGTCTTCTCCATCAACGGGATGGGTCGGCTCGTCATCACGGCGATTCAGAACCAGGACTTCCTCTTGGTGATGGGGACGACGCTGATGTTCGGCGTCGTCTTCGTCGTCGGCGTCATCATCACGGACCTCTCGTACGCGTACGTCGACCCGAGAGTCTCCTTCGACGGAGGTGACTAA